TGAGAGGAAGCAGGGGGAGCAGGGGGCCGAGTGCTGGGGGGCTCAGTTTGCAGCTCGACATAGGTCAGACTCTCACTGTCACTGCACGGCACCTGGGGACAAAGGGGGACAGTGGAGTACCACCATGAAAATTCCCAGTGTGCTTGGTGGGGAATAGCCATGGTGTAAGTCTGCAGGGGGAGTGTCCAAGAGGGTGGGTTTGGGGCTGAGATTTGGGGTCCCTAGGGGTCAGACACCGGAAACCATGGGCAGTGTTGGGGTCCTGTTACTTGATGTGAGGATGGCCATGGGGTCTGCGGGGTGTTTAGAGCTTGATAGGCACCAGGGTATTTAGGGACTTAAATGTGGGCCCCAAACAGCCCCCATGGTGCAGATTGTGTGTTTCCCATGGGCTGGATTTGGGGGTGTACATGAAGTTGTGGTAAGCCACTTGGGGCTGGAGGTCTTGTGGGCTCCCCGTGGGCAGGGATTGGGGTTCCTGAGTTGGGCTTGGAGGCCCAAGGGGCAgattgggatttggggttggcTGACACAGACACTGACCTGGAGCTGCACGGCCTCGGGCCTTCTGGGAGGTGCACCTCCATcaaaaaggagggaagagaaggatgGGGGTGTTAGGAGGGACCCATAGGACACCTGGGGGATCTATAGTTGTTGGAAGCCATTTAACCCCTTCCCCACCATGGCTCTCACCTCTCCTTATCCGGCGTCTGCGGGCAGCGAGGAGGACGAAGATGATGAGGACGAGGATGAACATGAGGGCGACAGCACAACCCCCTaccactgccaccaccaggTTCCCATGGGACTCCACCTCAGCACCTGTGGGGTCCGGGTGTGtgggtgtccccatccccagacATCACCCCCATGGGGATGGGATGCAGTGACACTGCCGCCAACGGGTGACACTGAGGACATGCAAATGGGGGACACAGACTTACCTGGGTGTGCCGGTGTGGATGTCACCTCAAGACTCACACTGTTCCCAAGGAGAGAGGACATTAAGGGAAAGTAGCCCTTGATGTGGTAGGAGCACCTATAGGTGCCGGCGTCTGATGGAGTCACTTGAAAGAGGGTGAAAGTGGCCGTGCCCCCACCATCAGGGTTCTGGCCCTGGATAGGGGCTGAGCAGCcatccttgtgcaggaggaaAGTGGCCCCAAAATCCTTGTTCCAGCAGCGGATGGTGATGTTGGTCCCTGTCCGCACTTGTCGCCCAGGGCTCAAGGAAATTTCAGGTGGGGGGAACATGTGATCTGTGTTCATGGATGGGACAGTGATGGGACACAGTCACGTNNNNNNNNNNNNNNNNNNNNNNNNNNNNNNNNNNNNNNNNNNNNNNNNNNNNNNNNNNNNNNNNNNNNNNNNNNNNNNNNNNNNNNNNNNNNNNNNNNNNNNNNNNNNNNNNNNNNNNNNNNNNNNNNNNNNNNNNNNNNNNNNNNNNNNNNNNNNNNNNNNNNNNNNNNNNNNNNNNNNNNNNNNNNNNNNNNNNNNNNNNNNNNNNNNNNNNNNNNNNNNNNNNNNNNNNNNNNNNNNNNNNNNNNNNNNNNNNNNNNNNNNNNNNNNNNNNNNNNNNNNNNNNNNNNNNNNNNNNNNNNNNNNNNNNNNNNNNNNNNNNNNNNNNNNNNNNNNNNNNNNNNNNNNNNNNNNNNNNNNNNNNNNNNNNNNNNNNNNNNNNNNNN
This window of the Numida meleagris isolate 19003 breed g44 Domestic line unplaced genomic scaffold, NumMel1.0 unplaced_Scaffold573, whole genome shotgun sequence genome carries:
- the LOC110391869 gene encoding killer cell immunoglobulin-like receptor 3DL3 isoform X3; translated protein: MNTDHMFPPPEISLSPGRQVRTGTNITIRCWNKDFGATFLLHKDGCSAPIQGQNPDGGGTATFTLFQVTPSDAGTYRCSYHIKGYFPLMSSLLGNSVSLEVTSTPAHPGAEVESHGNLVVAVVGGCAVALMFILVLIIFVLLAARRRRIRRGAPPRRPEAVQLQVPCSDSESLTYVELQTEPPSTRPPAPPASSQPHVIYADVRTGRPR
- the LOC110391869 gene encoding killer cell immunoglobulin-like receptor 3DL3 isoform X6 — protein: MNTDHMFPPPEISLSPGRQVRTGTNITIRCWNKDFGATFLLHKDGCSAPIQGQNPDGGGTATFTLFQVTPSDAGTYRCSYHIKGYFPLMSSLLGNSVSLEVTSTPAHPGAEVESHGNLVVAVVGGCAVALMFILVLIIFVLLAARRRRIRRGAVQ
- the LOC110391869 gene encoding leukocyte immunoglobulin-like receptor subfamily B member 2 isoform X1, translated to MNTDHMFPPPEISLSPGRQVRTGTNITIRCWNKDFGATFLLHKDGCSAPIQGQNPDGGGTATFTLFQVTPSDAGTYRCSYHIKGYFPLMSSLLGNSVSLEVTSTPAHPGAEVESHGNLVVAVVGGCAVALMFILVLIIFVLLAARRRRIRRGAPPRRPEAVQLQVSVCVSQPQIPICPLGLQAQLRNPNPCPRGAHKTSSPKWLTTTSCTPPNPAHGKHTICTMGAVWGPHLSP
- the LOC110391869 gene encoding killer cell immunoglobulin-like receptor 2DS5 isoform X4, producing MNTDHMFPPPEISLSPGRQVRTGTNITIRCWNKDFGATFLLHKDGCSAPIQGQNPDGGGTATFTLFQVTPSDAGTYRCSYHIKGYFPLMSSLLGNSVSLEVTSTPAHPGAPPRRPEAVQLQVSVCVSQPQIPICPLGLQAQLRNPNPCPRGAHKTSSPKWLTTTSCTPPNPAHGKHTICTMGAVWGPHLSP
- the LOC110391869 gene encoding leukocyte immunoglobulin-like receptor subfamily B member 2 isoform X2; protein product: MNTDHMFPPPEISLSPGRQVRTGTNITIRCWNKDFGATFLLHKDGCSAPIQGQNPDGGGTATFTLFQVTPSDAGTYRCSYHIKGYFPLMSSLLGNSVSLEVTSTPAHPGAEVESHGNLVVAVVGGCAVALMFILVLIIFVLLAARRRRIRRGAPPRRPEAVQLQQTPRTHVCSPWHICIAPTQTSTHPTMLLGQDSHFWRVFLPHVWNRIPFLKGLPFRRLCPSCTPGEF
- the LOC110391869 gene encoding killer cell immunoglobulin-like receptor 2DS5 isoform X5: MNTDHMFPPPEISLSPGRQVRTGTNITIRCWNKDFGATFLLHKDGCSAPIQGQNPDGGGTATFTLFQVTPSDAGTYRCSYHIKGYFPLMSSLLGNSVSLEVTSTPAHPGAPPRRPEAVQLQQTPRTHVCSPWHICIAPTQTSTHPTMLLGQDSHFWRVFLPHVWNRIPFLKGLPFRRLCPSCTPGEF